In the genome of Bacillus sp. S3, one region contains:
- a CDS encoding YlbG family protein — MFVQRQGLVVWLYSLKQAKMLRRFGNVHYVSKKLKYVVLYCNQEDVEGIMEKLNSFSFVKKVEPSYKPFLRMEYENSAPDKAKEYDYKMGI, encoded by the coding sequence ATGTTTGTACAAAGACAAGGATTAGTTGTTTGGCTGTACTCGTTAAAGCAAGCAAAAATGTTAAGACGCTTTGGAAATGTTCATTATGTTTCAAAAAAGCTGAAATATGTCGTCTTGTATTGTAATCAAGAAGATGTTGAGGGAATCATGGAAAAGTTAAATTCTTTTTCATTTGTTAAGAAGGTAGAGCCTTCATATAAACCATTCTTACGGATGGAATATGAAAATTCTGCTCCGGATAAAGCAAAGGAATATGATTATAAAATGGGAATTTAA
- the rsmD gene encoding 16S rRNA (guanine(966)-N(2))-methyltransferase RsmD gives MRVVSGICKGRPLKAVPGNSTRPTTDKVKEALFNMIGPYFDGGIGLDLFAGSGGLGLEALSRGFEKVIFIDRDAKAIQVIHENIKACKFEEKTEVYRNDADRAVKALIKRAIRFDYIFLDPPYKKQQLVSLMEKMDQQDLVKTNGIVVCEHGHDVDLPKTVGRFTEIKHEQYGIIAVTIYVRNRELGGVKRGKYSRLSREL, from the coding sequence ATGAGAGTGGTCTCAGGTATATGTAAGGGAAGACCTCTTAAAGCTGTTCCGGGAAATTCGACACGTCCGACGACAGATAAAGTTAAGGAAGCTTTATTTAATATGATTGGTCCTTATTTTGATGGCGGAATTGGTTTGGATCTTTTTGCAGGCAGTGGCGGGTTGGGCCTGGAGGCGCTAAGCAGAGGTTTTGAGAAGGTTATTTTTATTGATCGTGATGCTAAGGCCATCCAAGTGATTCATGAAAATATTAAAGCTTGTAAATTTGAGGAGAAAACGGAAGTGTATCGTAATGATGCAGACCGGGCAGTAAAAGCACTCATCAAAAGGGCAATCCGTTTTGATTATATATTTTTAGATCCGCCCTACAAGAAACAACAGCTTGTTAGTTTAATGGAAAAAATGGATCAGCAAGATTTAGTAAAAACAAATGGCATTGTTGTGTGTGAGCATGGCCATGATGTGGATTTACCAAAAACGGTGGGACGGTTTACAGAAATTAAACACGAACAATATGGGATAATTGCGGTAACAATTTATGTGAGGAACAGAGAATTAGGGGGAGTAAAACGTGGCAAGTATAGCCGTTTGTCCAGGGAGCTTTGA
- the coaD gene encoding pantetheine-phosphate adenylyltransferase → MASIAVCPGSFDPITYGHLDIIRRGAKVFDRVYVSVMNNSAKNPLFSVEERIHLIEAVTKDLPNVKVDEHSGLLVDYAKAVNANAIIRGLRAVSDFEYEMQITSMNRVLNENIETFFIMTNNQYSFLSSSIVKEVAKYNGDISSLVPPIVEKELHKKFKR, encoded by the coding sequence GTGGCAAGTATAGCCGTTTGTCCAGGGAGCTTTGATCCAATTACATATGGCCATTTAGATATTATTAGAAGAGGGGCTAAGGTATTTGACCGGGTGTATGTAAGTGTGATGAATAATTCAGCAAAAAACCCGTTATTTAGTGTCGAGGAGCGAATACATCTTATTGAGGCAGTCACAAAAGATCTGCCAAATGTAAAGGTGGATGAACATTCGGGTTTACTTGTTGATTATGCGAAAGCTGTTAATGCCAATGCCATCATCCGCGGCTTGCGGGCGGTTTCAGATTTTGAATATGAAATGCAAATTACCTCGATGAACAGGGTGCTGAATGAAAATATCGAAACTTTTTTTATCATGACAAACAATCAATATTCTTTTCTAAGCTCAAGCATCGTGAAAGAAGTAGCGAAGTATAATGGAGATATTTCATCACTTGTCCCACCTATAGTTGAAAAAGAATTACATAAAAAATTTAAACGATAA
- the ylbJ gene encoding sporulation integral membrane protein YlbJ, translating into MFRSRLKTIFLSVSVTILAASLISYPQESFEASIRGLNMWWEIVFPSLLPFFIVSEMLIGFGVVKFIGVLLEPFMRPLFKVPGVGGFVWAMGMASGFPAGAKFTARLRQEGQLTRTEAERLVSFTNSSNPLFIFGAVSVGFFYNADLGILLALAHYLGNICVGIIMRFYGKDSPDEGSEKKKKFKIRSALSALHQTRLKDNRPIGKLLGDAVNSSIQTLLMVGGFIIVFSVINKLLYHLHITATLAKLVEVLLKALTFPDMLSIPFISGLFEITLGSQLTSQVQDATLLQKAMITSFILGFSGFSVQAQVASILAQTDIRFQPFFIARIIHGIFASIFVLILWKPIYLHFNSKEQPSNAMPVGFFEDGSWANQFYHQLIELGPLITIVSLFVYVLLLFSRLKKS; encoded by the coding sequence GTGTTTCGGTCAAGACTAAAAACGATTTTTTTATCCGTTTCTGTTACGATTTTAGCAGCCTCGCTAATTTCTTATCCACAAGAGTCATTTGAAGCGTCTATCCGCGGCCTGAATATGTGGTGGGAAATCGTTTTTCCTTCCCTGTTACCCTTTTTTATTGTCTCAGAAATGTTAATTGGCTTTGGCGTCGTCAAGTTTATTGGCGTTTTGTTAGAACCCTTCATGAGACCGCTATTTAAAGTCCCTGGTGTAGGCGGCTTTGTATGGGCAATGGGAATGGCCTCAGGTTTCCCCGCAGGCGCGAAATTCACTGCACGACTACGCCAGGAAGGTCAATTAACACGAACTGAAGCGGAAAGGCTGGTTTCATTTACAAATTCCTCAAATCCCTTGTTTATCTTTGGCGCTGTATCGGTGGGCTTCTTTTATAATGCCGATTTAGGGATTCTCCTTGCGCTTGCCCATTATTTAGGAAATATCTGTGTTGGTATCATCATGCGCTTCTATGGAAAGGACTCCCCCGATGAGGGTAGTGAAAAAAAGAAAAAATTCAAAATCAGATCCGCCTTATCTGCCCTGCATCAAACAAGACTAAAGGATAATCGGCCAATCGGCAAACTATTAGGTGATGCAGTTAATTCATCAATCCAAACCCTGTTAATGGTTGGAGGCTTCATTATTGTATTCTCGGTAATTAATAAATTGCTCTATCATTTACATATTACTGCAACTCTGGCCAAATTAGTTGAGGTGCTCCTTAAAGCCCTGACATTCCCTGACATGTTAAGTATTCCATTTATTTCAGGATTATTTGAAATCACTTTGGGCAGCCAATTAACCAGCCAAGTCCAAGATGCTACCCTTTTGCAAAAAGCAATGATTACAAGCTTTATCCTGGGTTTTAGCGGTTTCAGTGTCCAAGCACAGGTAGCCAGTATCTTAGCGCAAACGGATATTAGATTTCAGCCTTTTTTTATTGCAAGAATCATCCATGGTATTTTTGCAAGTATTTTTGTACTTATTCTATGGAAACCCATCTATCTACATTTTAATAGTAAAGAGCAGCCCTCAAACGCCATGCCGGTCGGTTTTTTTGAAGATGGTTCCTGGGCAAATCAGTTCTATCATCAACTGATTGAGTTAGGACCCCTCATAACGATTGTCTCGCTTTTTGTGTATGTTTTGCTCTTATTTTCACGGCTCAAAAAGAGCTAG
- a CDS encoding patatin-like phospholipase family protein: MEHPKIGLALGSGGARGFAHLGVIMALTEAGIPIHLIAGSSMGALVASFYGAGIDLDRLYKLSTAFKRKYFLDFTVPKMGFIAGKKIKEFIKVFTHGKNIEELSLPISIVATDLLTGEKVIFQKGPVAEAVRASISIPGIFVPERYNGRILVDGGVADRVPISVAKDMGADIVIAVDVSRVKRNAEITTIYDVIMQSIDIMQSEIINSREIAADVMIRPPVEMYSSRAFTHHEEIINIGKEETKKQLQQIETVIEQWKGKH; encoded by the coding sequence ATGGAGCACCCTAAAATAGGCTTGGCACTTGGTTCTGGCGGTGCACGCGGGTTTGCTCATTTAGGGGTCATTATGGCATTAACAGAAGCCGGAATTCCGATTCATTTAATCGCTGGCAGCAGTATGGGGGCACTCGTAGCCAGTTTTTATGGAGCTGGCATTGACTTGGACCGATTATATAAATTATCGACTGCCTTTAAAAGAAAATACTTTCTCGATTTTACCGTTCCCAAAATGGGCTTTATTGCAGGTAAGAAAATTAAAGAGTTTATAAAGGTTTTTACCCATGGAAAAAACATAGAGGAGCTATCCCTGCCAATTAGTATCGTGGCAACGGATTTATTGACAGGTGAAAAAGTCATTTTTCAAAAAGGGCCGGTTGCTGAGGCTGTTAGAGCAAGCATCTCGATTCCCGGGATTTTTGTCCCTGAGAGATATAATGGAAGAATTTTAGTAGATGGCGGGGTTGCAGATCGTGTTCCGATATCGGTAGCAAAAGATATGGGTGCAGATATTGTCATTGCAGTGGATGTGTCAAGGGTAAAACGGAACGCAGAAATAACCACCATTTATGATGTCATTATGCAGAGTATTGATATCATGCAATCAGAAATCATTAACAGCAGAGAAATTGCAGCTGATGTTATGATCCGTCCCCCAGTTGAAATGTATAGCTCAAGAGCCTTCACCCATCATGAAGAGATTATCAATATCGGAAAGGAAGAAACAAAGAAACAATTACAGCAAATTGAAACCGTTATTGAACAGTGGAAGGGGAAACATTAA
- a CDS encoding SepM family pheromone-processing serine protease: MRKKIYIGSILLTALILIGGMYYSLPFYVSKPGMAKELGPIITVEGGYKDEGNFMLTTVRMGRANIYSYLEAKLLKYEEIYPLEMILYKKETEEEYNARQLHLMAGSKLNAIDVAYRKAGLSVDYKYKGIYVVQVVPGMPAEGKLRAGDRIFKVDGHQFPSSEKFIEYVGKKQVGEKVTLTYARNKKTDDVTLSLQPFKSDPGKIGIGISLVDDKEIIVDPKVKVKTDEIGGPSAGLMFSLEIYNQLTHEDLTRGYQIAGTGTIDEKGLVGPIGGIEQKIVAADKAGADIFLAPNENGAKNSNFRAAVKTAHDIHTNMKIVPIDTFDEAVDYLEKLNEK, from the coding sequence ATGCGAAAAAAAATATATATAGGATCCATATTATTGACAGCCTTGATCTTGATTGGCGGAATGTACTATTCCTTGCCCTTCTATGTTTCAAAACCGGGAATGGCCAAAGAGCTCGGGCCCATCATAACGGTTGAAGGCGGATATAAGGATGAGGGAAACTTCATGCTGACTACTGTTAGAATGGGTAGAGCGAATATCTATTCCTATTTGGAGGCAAAGCTGCTGAAGTATGAAGAGATTTATCCGTTGGAAATGATTTTATACAAAAAGGAAACAGAGGAGGAGTATAATGCAAGACAGCTTCACTTGATGGCGGGCTCAAAACTAAATGCGATAGATGTTGCCTATCGGAAAGCAGGCTTGTCTGTTGATTACAAATATAAGGGCATCTATGTCGTCCAGGTAGTTCCAGGAATGCCGGCAGAAGGAAAGCTTCGGGCAGGTGACCGCATTTTTAAGGTAGATGGACATCAATTCCCTTCCTCGGAGAAATTTATTGAATATGTTGGCAAAAAACAAGTAGGGGAAAAAGTCACATTAACGTATGCAAGAAATAAAAAAACGGACGATGTTACCTTAAGTCTGCAGCCATTTAAAAGTGATCCCGGCAAAATTGGGATTGGAATTTCACTAGTGGACGATAAAGAGATTATCGTGGATCCAAAGGTAAAGGTCAAGACCGACGAAATTGGCGGTCCATCAGCCGGACTAATGTTTTCTTTGGAGATTTATAACCAATTAACACATGAAGATTTAACTAGAGGCTACCAAATTGCTGGAACGGGAACGATCGATGAAAAGGGGCTTGTCGGTCCAATTGGCGGGATTGAACAAAAAATTGTCGCTGCAGATAAGGCAGGTGCGGACATCTTCTTGGCACCTAATGAAAATGGGGCGAAAAATTCAAACTTCCGTGCTGCTGTAAAAACTGCCCATGATATTCATACAAACATGAAAATCGTACCGATTGATACATTTGATGAAGCGGTGGACTATTTAGAAAAATTAAATGAAAAATAA
- a CDS encoding nucleotidyltransferase yields MKAVGVIVEYNPFHNGHAYHLQAAIEAADADVVIAVMSGNFLQRGEPALVSKWYRTKMALLNGVDLVFELPYRFAVQKAEIFAAGAVSILDAACCESLCFGSESGDISDFTQTIDFLNGEQEAYEKLIHQFIHTGVSYPKAVSLAFQQLEDSDKYLDLAKPNNILGIEYIKAISRQKSGIKPITVARKSAGYHDEHFSSETIASATSIRKAIFTSEDEKTKIDQFVPEHTKQLLHEYLHYYHVFHQWENYWGYLQFRLLHCSPGELREIYEVEEGLENRILASAIESTSFQEFMQKIKTKRYTWTRLQRLCVHILTNTKKAEIQSFSETASYLRLLGMSANGKEYLNKRKKDFGLPLIAKLSSFKNDEIMLDVKAARIYSLGIPNRMKNEMIKQEYKQVPIFAE; encoded by the coding sequence ATGAAAGCAGTTGGCGTAATTGTTGAATACAACCCTTTTCACAACGGGCATGCCTATCATTTACAAGCTGCAATAGAAGCGGCAGATGCCGATGTTGTCATTGCCGTCATGAGCGGGAATTTTTTGCAAAGAGGGGAACCTGCCCTTGTATCTAAATGGTACCGGACGAAAATGGCTTTGCTTAATGGAGTCGATCTCGTCTTTGAACTGCCCTACCGCTTCGCTGTTCAAAAGGCAGAAATCTTTGCAGCCGGAGCTGTGTCCATACTGGATGCTGCTTGCTGTGAATCACTTTGCTTCGGAAGTGAGAGCGGAGATATATCTGATTTTACACAGACAATTGATTTCTTAAACGGGGAGCAAGAAGCATATGAGAAACTTATTCATCAATTTATCCATACAGGTGTAAGCTATCCGAAAGCAGTGTCCCTCGCATTTCAGCAATTGGAAGATTCAGATAAATATTTAGATTTAGCAAAACCAAATAATATTCTTGGCATTGAATACATAAAAGCAATCAGCCGGCAAAAAAGCGGGATTAAACCTATAACCGTGGCACGAAAAAGTGCCGGCTATCATGATGAACATTTTTCCTCAGAAACCATCGCGAGTGCCACGAGTATCCGAAAGGCCATTTTCACTAGCGAGGACGAAAAAACGAAAATTGACCAATTTGTCCCTGAACATACGAAACAATTATTACACGAATACCTCCATTATTATCATGTTTTTCATCAATGGGAAAATTATTGGGGCTATTTGCAATTTCGTCTTCTCCATTGCTCGCCTGGTGAGCTAAGGGAGATCTATGAGGTAGAAGAAGGACTTGAAAATAGAATACTGGCTTCAGCAATAGAGTCCACCAGCTTTCAAGAATTTATGCAAAAGATAAAAACAAAACGTTATACTTGGACGAGACTTCAACGATTGTGTGTTCATATATTAACGAATACAAAAAAAGCAGAAATCCAAAGCTTTTCAGAAACAGCCTCCTACCTAAGGCTTTTAGGCATGAGTGCCAACGGAAAGGAATACTTGAATAAGAGAAAAAAAGACTTTGGCCTTCCTCTGATTGCTAAACTTTCTTCTTTTAAGAATGATGAAATAATGCTTGATGTTAAAGCAGCTCGTATCTACTCTCTTGGTATCCCTAATCGTATGAAAAATGAAATGATCAAACAGGAATACAAGCAGGTTCCTATTTTTGCAGAATAA
- a CDS encoding YceD family protein, giving the protein MKWTLSQLQKYRNKDFLIDETVRVDEIKQDDPTIREVSPMHITGRGDIDSTKVTFHLKIEGHLILPCSRTLVDVKLPINVETTETFLLHGSVYETDEEAHQVKGDVIDCFPIIREILLLEVPMQVFCEDVESDGAAPQSGKDWEVLHEEEQSKKIDPRLAGLAKFFDENNSSDS; this is encoded by the coding sequence TTGAAATGGACATTAAGCCAGTTACAAAAATATCGAAACAAGGATTTTTTGATTGATGAGACGGTTCGTGTGGACGAGATCAAACAAGACGATCCCACCATTCGTGAAGTTTCTCCGATGCATATTACCGGTCGGGGAGATATCGATTCAACGAAAGTGACATTCCATTTAAAAATCGAAGGTCATTTAATCCTTCCTTGTTCTCGTACTTTAGTGGATGTAAAACTTCCAATTAATGTCGAAACAACTGAAACTTTCCTCTTGCATGGGTCAGTTTATGAAACTGATGAGGAAGCACATCAGGTAAAAGGCGATGTGATTGATTGTTTCCCAATCATTCGCGAAATTCTTTTACTTGAAGTTCCAATGCAAGTGTTTTGTGAAGATGTCGAGTCCGATGGAGCTGCACCGCAATCCGGCAAGGACTGGGAAGTTCTTCATGAAGAAGAACAATCGAAAAAGATTGATCCGCGACTCGCAGGGCTTGCAAAGTTTTTTGACGAAAACAATTCTTCCGATTCATAA
- the rpmF gene encoding 50S ribosomal protein L32 — MAVPFRRTSKTAKRKRRTHFKLNVPGMVSCPNCGEMKLAHRVCKACGTYKGKDVVND; from the coding sequence ATGGCTGTACCTTTTAGAAGGACTTCTAAAACTGCAAAAAGAAAGCGTCGTACTCATTTTAAATTAAACGTACCTGGTATGGTAAGTTGCCCAAACTGTGGTGAAATGAAACTTGCTCACCGCGTATGTAAAGCTTGCGGAACATACAAAGGAAAAGACGTTGTTAACGACTAA
- a CDS encoding enoyl-CoA hydratase/isomerase family protein yields MSYRIVKQEKGYLLFTISRIDKRNAINYEIMEGLKEAVRIASESDIKALIITGEGSQAFCSGGDLSTFHLLHTKEEAYPMLSMMANILYTLLTLPIPTIALINGTAVGGGCELAAACDFRLARKGIKAGFVQGKQAITTGWGGGSILAEKLPAASAMKMLMEAELQTADELKNTGFIHTLFENDPLDACEAFIEKILIKDINVLQSYKKIWIRKWEATLLRERIEEEVKNCAWLWESDAHHEYVRSFINKKL; encoded by the coding sequence TTGTCATACCGCATTGTTAAACAGGAAAAAGGGTACTTATTATTTACCATTTCTAGGATTGATAAAAGGAATGCCATTAATTATGAGATAATGGAGGGATTAAAAGAAGCAGTAAGAATAGCTTCTGAATCAGATATAAAGGCATTGATTATTACTGGAGAAGGAAGCCAAGCTTTTTGTTCTGGAGGCGATTTATCCACTTTTCATCTTCTTCATACGAAGGAGGAAGCCTATCCTATGCTTTCTATGATGGCTAATATTCTATATACGCTCTTAACTTTACCTATTCCGACAATTGCTCTTATAAACGGAACAGCAGTTGGGGGCGGCTGTGAGCTGGCAGCTGCCTGCGATTTTCGACTTGCACGAAAAGGAATTAAGGCAGGTTTTGTTCAGGGGAAGCAGGCCATTACCACAGGCTGGGGGGGAGGCTCTATCCTAGCGGAAAAACTTCCAGCTGCAAGTGCAATGAAAATGTTAATGGAAGCAGAACTGCAAACTGCCGATGAATTAAAAAATACTGGATTTATTCATACTCTTTTTGAAAATGACCCTCTGGACGCCTGTGAAGCTTTTATTGAAAAAATATTAATAAAGGATATAAACGTACTCCAATCCTATAAAAAAATTTGGATTAGGAAATGGGAAGCAACCTTACTGCGTGAAAGAATAGAGGAAGAGGTCAAAAATTGCGCATGGCTTTGGGAAAGCGATGCACACCATGAATATGTCAGGTCCTTTATAAATAAAAAACTTTGA
- a CDS encoding RsfA family transcriptional regulator: MSPTRQDAWSQDEDLLLAEVVLRHIREGGTQLQAFEEVGKQLSRTSAACGFRWNSYVRKQYKSGIELAKKQRKELKKHDAPAEREPSQEPAKVDFVQSPPGCEQGTTITFPAVMHYLEGLHQQAEASSSFEEDRKQSSEKIKELEKKTYYLAAENERLSKNLKAIEEDYRSLIEIMERARKMVVLQDEDRQQKVKFQMDKNGNLERVEK; encoded by the coding sequence ATGTCACCAACCAGACAAGATGCATGGTCCCAAGATGAGGATTTATTGCTTGCTGAAGTTGTACTTAGGCATATCCGTGAAGGCGGAACACAACTGCAGGCATTTGAGGAGGTTGGCAAACAGCTCTCGAGAACGTCAGCAGCCTGTGGTTTCCGCTGGAACTCATATGTGCGAAAGCAATATAAATCAGGCATAGAACTTGCTAAGAAACAGCGTAAGGAGTTAAAGAAACATGATGCTCCTGCTGAGAGAGAGCCAAGTCAAGAGCCTGCTAAAGTAGACTTTGTACAATCACCGCCCGGTTGTGAACAGGGAACCACAATCACCTTTCCTGCCGTTATGCACTATTTAGAAGGACTCCATCAACAAGCTGAAGCTTCATCTAGTTTTGAAGAGGACAGAAAGCAATCCTCTGAAAAAATTAAAGAATTGGAGAAGAAAACATACTATTTAGCCGCAGAAAATGAAAGACTGTCAAAAAATTTAAAAGCCATTGAAGAAGACTACCGTTCGTTAATTGAAATTATGGAAAGAGCCAGAAAAATGGTTGTCCTTCAAGACGAGGATCGGCAGCAAAAGGTCAAATTTCAAATGGATAAGAACGGCAATCTTGAAAGAGTGGAAAAATAG
- a CDS encoding N-acetyltransferase: protein MAIKVEKLKVNFKTLEEFKKFKEYGIQELSMFEDLEANMIDNDSESPFYGIYFGDKLVARMSLYQIDAKFDRYFFPPQNYLELWKLEVLPDYQGKGFGKALVSFAKSFGLPIKTNPRVQSSGFWEKLGFSNVDYDMERDRGENPLVWYPEGVEAQHI from the coding sequence ATGGCGATAAAAGTGGAAAAACTAAAAGTAAATTTTAAAACACTAGAAGAATTTAAAAAATTTAAGGAATATGGAATTCAAGAGTTATCGATGTTTGAAGACCTTGAAGCAAATATGATTGATAATGATAGTGAATCACCTTTCTACGGCATTTATTTTGGGGACAAATTAGTAGCACGCATGAGTTTATATCAGATTGATGCGAAATTCGACCGTTATTTCTTTCCGCCACAAAACTATTTAGAATTATGGAAACTGGAAGTACTCCCTGATTATCAAGGGAAAGGCTTCGGTAAAGCCCTTGTCTCGTTTGCTAAAAGTTTCGGGCTGCCAATTAAAACAAACCCTAGAGTCCAATCAAGTGGTTTTTGGGAAAAATTAGGGTTTAGCAATGTTGATTATGATATGGAGCGTGACCGTGGAGAAAATCCACTTGTCTGGTATCCAGAAGGCGTCGAAGCACAACACATATAA
- a CDS encoding acetyl/propionyl/methylcrotonyl-CoA carboxylase subunit alpha, protein MQKILIANRGEIALRIIKTCQEMGIETVAIYSKADQEMPFVKAATKAVCVGEPPVNKSYLQSDKILEIAKSEKVDAIHPGYGFLSENAAFAKEAINEGIIFIGPKPETIELMGDKIVSRRTMEKAGVPVVPGSVNGVKTIAEACSLAEAIGYPIMLKASGGGGGIGMVLVENEQALVKFYDSTKSRAMAYFGSDEVFIEKYIADARHIEVQVFGDSAGNIVHLFERDCSIQRRHQKVVEESPSPFLSETVRHKMYETAVKAAHAVEYTNAGTIEFIVDENENFYFLEMNTRLQVEHPVTEMITGLDLVKWQILVARGEKLPLLQPEIASSGNAIEFRLYAEDPVRFLPSPGKITKLKWNQKEEVRIDSGYEEGGTVTPFYDPMIAKCIFHGDTRKQALAAAENFFNEIEIEGIKTNAPIFLTILANEDFQKGLYTTSFLIKNLVK, encoded by the coding sequence GTGCAAAAAATATTAATCGCCAATCGGGGAGAAATTGCCCTTCGGATTATTAAAACCTGTCAGGAGATGGGGATTGAAACAGTTGCTATCTATTCCAAAGCCGATCAGGAAATGCCTTTTGTTAAAGCTGCCACAAAGGCTGTTTGTGTTGGAGAACCGCCTGTAAACAAATCCTATTTACAAAGTGATAAAATTCTGGAAATCGCAAAAAGTGAAAAAGTGGATGCCATTCATCCCGGCTATGGCTTTTTATCCGAAAATGCAGCATTTGCTAAAGAGGCAATCAATGAAGGAATTATATTTATTGGACCGAAGCCAGAAACGATTGAATTAATGGGAGACAAAATCGTGTCTCGCCGGACCATGGAGAAGGCTGGTGTCCCAGTTGTGCCCGGAAGTGTGAATGGTGTAAAGACGATTGCAGAAGCGTGCAGTCTTGCAGAGGCGATCGGATATCCCATCATGCTTAAGGCAAGCGGCGGGGGCGGGGGAATAGGCATGGTGCTAGTAGAAAATGAGCAAGCGCTCGTTAAGTTTTATGATTCAACTAAGTCGAGAGCGATGGCCTATTTCGGTTCAGATGAGGTTTTTATTGAAAAATATATTGCGGATGCCAGACATATTGAGGTTCAGGTGTTTGGGGACAGCGCTGGAAACATCGTCCATCTATTTGAACGGGATTGTTCCATACAAAGAAGGCACCAAAAGGTTGTCGAGGAATCACCATCCCCTTTTCTATCCGAGACAGTCCGGCATAAAATGTATGAAACAGCTGTGAAAGCAGCACATGCTGTGGAATATACAAATGCTGGAACGATTGAATTCATTGTCGATGAAAATGAGAATTTTTACTTTCTCGAAATGAATACCCGGCTTCAAGTCGAACACCCTGTGACAGAAATGATTACCGGCCTGGATTTAGTTAAATGGCAAATTCTTGTGGCACGAGGTGAGAAATTACCTTTATTGCAACCTGAGATTGCCTCATCAGGGAACGCAATCGAATTTAGGCTTTATGCGGAAGACCCTGTTCGCTTTTTGCCATCCCCGGGAAAAATCACGAAGCTCAAATGGAATCAAAAAGAAGAAGTGAGAATTGACTCCGGATATGAAGAAGGCGGAACGGTGACACCATTTTACGATCCGATGATTGCCAAATGTATTTTTCATGGTGACACACGGAAGCAAGCATTAGCCGCCGCAGAAAATTTCTTTAATGAGATAGAAATTGAGGGGATTAAAACGAATGCCCCAATATTCTTAACGATACTTGCAAACGAAGACTTCCAAAAGGGATTGTACACAACAAGCTTTTTAATAAAAAATTTGGTGAAATAA
- a CDS encoding biotin/lipoyl-containing protein: MKEITASMAGTVLNIFAASGDQVNPGQEVLMLESMKMEIPIESGIEGVVQKVNVNIGDFVNEGDVLIVLE, translated from the coding sequence ATGAAAGAAATTACAGCATCGATGGCAGGGACAGTATTAAATATTTTTGCAGCTTCAGGTGATCAAGTAAATCCAGGCCAAGAAGTATTAATGCTGGAATCGATGAAAATGGAGATACCAATCGAAAGTGGAATCGAAGGAGTAGTCCAAAAAGTAAATGTCAATATCGGGGATTTCGTCAATGAAGGCGATGTTTTAATCGTTCTGGAATAG